A region of Pyxidicoccus parkwaysis DNA encodes the following proteins:
- a CDS encoding alpha/beta fold hydrolase codes for MKGPGGVDLHVVEAGNPEGPPILLVHGFCQSHLAWRYQLQSELTRDFRLVALDLRGHGDSDKPEGAYADSRLWAGDLHAVMTTLRLHRPVVVGWSYGGVVITDYLRHHGDTHVAGVHFVGALTRVGQPESFADFGPAFLQLIPTLISPQGDAALATFASMLSHQPETAERRAEVVAYNLRVPLHVRAGIGQRVEDGDDTLGALKVPVLIAHGKVDRVVLPATSEHIASKVPGAELSLYPEAGHSPFAEDAARFNQELAAFRARCR; via the coding sequence GTGAAGGGACCGGGCGGCGTGGACCTGCACGTCGTCGAGGCCGGCAACCCCGAGGGCCCGCCCATCCTCCTCGTCCACGGCTTCTGTCAGTCCCACCTCGCGTGGCGCTACCAGCTGCAGAGCGAGCTGACACGGGACTTCCGCCTCGTCGCGTTGGACCTGCGCGGCCATGGTGACTCGGACAAGCCCGAGGGCGCCTATGCGGACAGCCGCCTGTGGGCGGGGGACCTTCACGCCGTGATGACCACGCTGCGGCTCCACCGGCCGGTCGTCGTCGGCTGGTCCTACGGCGGCGTGGTCATCACGGACTACCTGCGCCACCACGGAGACACGCACGTCGCCGGCGTGCACTTCGTCGGCGCGCTCACCCGCGTGGGCCAGCCGGAGTCCTTCGCCGACTTCGGGCCGGCGTTCCTCCAGCTCATCCCCACGCTGATTTCTCCACAGGGAGACGCCGCGCTCGCCACCTTCGCGTCCATGCTCTCCCATCAGCCGGAGACAGCCGAGCGGCGCGCGGAGGTGGTTGCCTACAACCTGCGCGTGCCACTCCACGTCCGCGCGGGCATCGGCCAGCGCGTGGAGGACGGCGACGACACGCTGGGCGCGCTGAAGGTCCCCGTATTGATTGCGCACGGCAAGGTGGACCGGGTGGTGTTGCCCGCTACCAGCGAGCACATCGCCTCGAAGGTGCCCGGGGCGGAGCTGTCGCTCTACCCCGAGGCGGGCCACTCGCCGTTCGCCGAGGACGCGGCGCGCTTCAACCAGGAGCTCGCCGCCTTCCGAGCGCGCTGCCGCTGA
- a CDS encoding DUF885 domain-containing protein, whose translation MSRAILLLAMGSVLMLPPTAEAAKQSDTATALHALIQREWQYQLEHSPTYASVSGDRRWNDRWDDLGLEAIEADHQHNLQVVAQVKKLDRKKLSAEDQLNQDLFLRDYEQWVEEHHFKTYLMPSNHLGSMPEGIKQPPGVQTAYQFADTLRFETVKDYEDWVARLQRFGTYVDQVIALMREGLREGRVHPQAVVKRMPPQVEKQLVDAPEKSAFHGPFTRFPASIPAAEQQRLAAAGRAAIAEVVLPALKRYHRFLVEEYAPKSPEQVGIWQLPEGEALYAFLARRFTTTSLTPDEIHALGLSEVKRIRAEMEAVKAKAGFKGSLADFFRYLRSDSRFYYPTGDELLTRYRSLSKRIDPLLVKLFKTLPRQPYGVEPTPEAMAPDATTGFYYPGASDGSRAGTYLVNLYRPETRPRWEMVPLTLHEAVPGHHLQTSLAAEQTSIPEFRRYAYHVAYGEGWALYCETLGDEMGLYEDPYDKFGQLSYDMWRAVRLVVDTGMHVKRWTRQQALDFFMENSPRQELDTTNEIDRYIAWPAQALAYKVGQLKIRELRTRAERELGSRFDVREFHDTVLLEGSLPLDLLEKQVQGWVAARKAAP comes from the coding sequence ATGTCTCGCGCAATCCTGCTGCTTGCCATGGGGTCCGTCCTGATGCTCCCTCCCACCGCCGAAGCCGCGAAGCAGTCCGATACCGCCACCGCGCTGCATGCACTCATCCAGCGCGAGTGGCAGTACCAGCTGGAGCACAGCCCGACGTACGCCTCGGTGTCCGGAGACCGGCGGTGGAACGACCGCTGGGATGACCTGGGCCTCGAGGCCATCGAGGCGGACCACCAGCACAACCTCCAGGTCGTCGCGCAGGTGAAGAAGCTGGACCGCAAGAAGCTCTCCGCCGAGGACCAGCTCAACCAAGACCTGTTCCTCCGCGACTACGAGCAGTGGGTGGAGGAGCACCACTTCAAGACGTACCTGATGCCGTCCAACCACCTCGGCAGCATGCCGGAGGGCATCAAGCAGCCGCCGGGCGTGCAGACGGCCTACCAGTTCGCGGACACGCTGCGCTTCGAGACGGTGAAGGACTACGAGGACTGGGTGGCGCGGCTCCAGCGCTTTGGCACCTACGTGGACCAGGTCATCGCCCTGATGCGCGAGGGACTGCGTGAGGGACGTGTCCACCCACAGGCCGTGGTGAAGCGCATGCCGCCGCAGGTGGAGAAGCAGCTCGTGGACGCGCCTGAGAAGAGCGCCTTCCACGGCCCCTTCACGCGCTTCCCCGCCAGCATCCCCGCCGCCGAGCAGCAACGCCTCGCCGCCGCGGGCCGCGCCGCCATCGCCGAGGTCGTGCTCCCCGCGTTGAAGCGCTACCACCGCTTCCTCGTGGAGGAGTACGCCCCGAAGAGTCCGGAGCAGGTGGGCATCTGGCAGCTCCCGGAGGGCGAGGCGCTGTACGCATTCCTGGCCCGCCGCTTCACCACGACGTCGCTGACACCGGACGAAATCCACGCGCTGGGCCTGTCCGAGGTGAAGCGCATCCGCGCGGAGATGGAAGCGGTGAAGGCGAAGGCCGGCTTCAAGGGCTCGCTGGCGGACTTCTTCCGCTACCTGCGCTCGGACTCGCGCTTCTACTACCCCACGGGCGACGAGCTGCTGACGCGCTACCGCAGCCTGTCCAAGCGCATCGACCCGCTGCTGGTGAAGCTGTTCAAGACGCTGCCTCGCCAGCCGTACGGCGTGGAGCCCACGCCCGAGGCCATGGCCCCGGACGCGACGACGGGCTTCTACTACCCGGGCGCGTCGGACGGCTCGCGCGCGGGCACGTACCTGGTGAACCTGTACCGTCCGGAGACGCGGCCCCGCTGGGAGATGGTGCCCCTCACGCTGCACGAGGCGGTGCCCGGGCACCACCTCCAGACGTCGCTCGCCGCCGAGCAGACGAGCATCCCCGAGTTCCGCCGCTACGCGTACCACGTCGCCTACGGCGAGGGCTGGGCGCTCTACTGCGAGACGCTGGGCGACGAGATGGGCCTGTACGAGGACCCGTACGACAAGTTCGGCCAGCTCTCGTACGACATGTGGCGCGCGGTGCGGCTCGTGGTGGACACGGGCATGCACGTGAAGCGGTGGACGCGGCAGCAGGCGCTGGACTTCTTCATGGAGAACTCGCCGCGCCAGGAGCTGGACACCACGAACGAAATCGACCGCTACATCGCGTGGCCGGCGCAGGCGCTGGCGTACAAAGTCGGCCAGCTCAAGATTCGCGAGCTGCGCACGCGCGCCGAGCGCGAGCTGGGCTCCCGCTTCGACGTGCGTGAGTTCCACGACACGGTGCTGCTCGAGGGCTCGCTGCCGTTGGACCTGCTGGAGAAGCAGGTCCAGGGCTGGGTGGCCGCGCGGAAGGCGGCGCCGTAG
- a CDS encoding efflux RND transporter permease subunit: MFEKLVEFSLKNRAAVVFLTLLAAIWGWFSFKDLTVEAFPDPTDTQVNVITLYPGQPSEEVERQIGLPLERALNGTPGLARLRNLSLFGLSFVTMTFNDGVDALFARQQILERLRDAELPEGITPELGPLATPIGEIYRYTLKGAKGDPMKLRTLQNWVVQPGLLRVDGVADVVSYGGLLKEIHVQPNPSRLAAYGLTLEDLEQALKDGSENASGGTLERGSEQFVVRSQGLFRSLEDIRDVRVATHEGTPVFIKDVAEVTEGWAPRQGVVSREGDGDVVEGIVLMRRGENPSIVLARVRTAIEALNQRLTPDDVRIDPFYDRTDLVDTTLHTVGHNLLEGAILVTLVLFVFLLDLRAAVVVGVLIPLSLLASFIYLKLRGMSANLLSMGAVDFGVIVDGGVVIIESILSRLSDHRYEAETPMERIAAATKAVVRPTVFSLLIIIAAYLPIFMLQRVEGRIFAPMANTVVAALVGALVFSVTLIPVLASFVYRKPVRHRESPVLRAADRAYGPTLRWSLKHPAWVLGLATAGLLVAGWMLPRLGSEFLPQLNEGGLYLTFTLPSNVSLSEGRKLVPRLTELIRRAPQVDAVLSQLGRPEDGTDATLTNNLEFFVKLKPPDQWPASTPTLDDVIADMQRQVAEVPGLEVNFSQPISDNVNESISGQFGQVAVKLYGDDLKQLQEQAEKVKNAIAKVDGVADLGIVKSGEVPDIKVTPDRVALARYGMSLGDFQHVFQTAVGGRPVSEFWEGERRFDVVMRLPLSTRDDLEKIAKLRVPVEGGATVPLEALARVETGFGRASINRENGRRYIGIRMNVRGRDLGSFVTEAKAAVAKDAPMPAGSSIEWGGEFESKERAMNRLLTVVPVALVLTLLLLFKAFDSFGRAVITLMNVPFALMGGVFGLYVAGMPVSVAAAVGFIALIGQAALNGVLVMSAIAERREAGEELDDAIVHGSRERLRAVLMTAALAALGLVPACMSHGIGSETQKPLAIVIVSGTISACLLTLVLLPVLFRLFARFTEQLADRMPPTLLRVVPGVQKLKKAG, from the coding sequence ATGTTCGAGAAACTCGTCGAGTTCAGCCTGAAGAACCGCGCGGCGGTGGTGTTCCTCACCCTGCTCGCCGCCATCTGGGGATGGTTCTCCTTCAAGGACCTCACGGTGGAGGCCTTCCCGGACCCCACCGACACCCAGGTCAACGTCATCACCCTCTATCCGGGCCAGCCCTCCGAGGAGGTGGAGCGCCAGATTGGCCTACCCCTGGAGCGCGCCCTCAACGGCACGCCGGGCCTGGCGCGCCTGCGCAACCTGTCGCTGTTCGGTCTGTCCTTCGTGACGATGACGTTCAACGACGGCGTGGACGCGCTGTTCGCACGTCAGCAGATTCTGGAGCGCCTGCGCGACGCGGAATTGCCCGAGGGCATCACCCCGGAGCTGGGGCCACTGGCCACGCCCATCGGTGAAATCTACCGGTACACGCTGAAGGGGGCGAAGGGCGACCCCATGAAGCTGCGCACGCTGCAGAACTGGGTGGTGCAGCCGGGCCTGCTGCGCGTGGACGGCGTGGCGGACGTGGTGAGCTACGGCGGCCTGTTGAAGGAAATCCACGTGCAGCCCAACCCCTCGCGGCTGGCTGCGTACGGCCTCACGCTGGAGGATTTGGAGCAGGCGCTGAAGGACGGCTCGGAGAACGCCAGCGGCGGCACGCTGGAGCGCGGCAGCGAGCAGTTCGTCGTGCGCAGCCAGGGACTGTTCCGCTCGCTCGAAGACATCCGCGACGTGCGCGTTGCCACGCATGAAGGCACGCCTGTCTTCATCAAGGACGTGGCCGAGGTGACGGAGGGCTGGGCCCCGCGCCAGGGCGTGGTCAGCCGCGAGGGCGACGGCGACGTGGTGGAGGGCATCGTCCTCATGCGGCGCGGGGAGAACCCCTCCATCGTGCTGGCCCGCGTGCGCACCGCCATCGAAGCGCTCAACCAGCGGCTCACGCCGGACGACGTCCGCATCGACCCGTTCTATGACCGGACGGACCTGGTGGACACCACGCTGCACACGGTGGGGCACAACCTGCTGGAAGGCGCCATCCTGGTGACGCTGGTGCTCTTCGTCTTCCTGCTCGACTTGCGCGCCGCCGTGGTGGTGGGCGTGCTGATTCCGCTCTCCCTGCTGGCGTCGTTCATCTACCTGAAGCTGCGGGGCATGTCCGCCAACCTGCTGTCCATGGGCGCGGTGGACTTCGGCGTCATCGTGGACGGCGGCGTGGTCATCATCGAGAGCATCCTCTCGCGCCTGTCGGACCACCGCTACGAGGCGGAGACACCCATGGAGCGAATCGCCGCCGCGACGAAGGCGGTGGTGCGGCCCACGGTGTTCTCGCTGCTCATCATCATCGCGGCCTACCTGCCCATCTTCATGTTGCAGCGGGTGGAGGGCCGCATCTTCGCGCCCATGGCCAACACGGTGGTGGCGGCGCTGGTGGGCGCGCTGGTGTTCTCCGTCACGCTCATCCCGGTGCTGGCGTCGTTCGTCTACCGCAAGCCGGTGCGCCACCGCGAGTCGCCGGTGCTGCGCGCGGCGGACCGCGCCTATGGCCCCACGCTGCGCTGGAGCCTCAAGCACCCGGCGTGGGTGCTGGGCCTGGCCACCGCGGGCCTCCTCGTGGCGGGGTGGATGCTGCCGCGCCTGGGCAGCGAGTTCCTCCCGCAGCTCAACGAGGGCGGCCTCTACCTCACCTTCACGCTGCCCTCCAACGTGTCGCTGTCCGAGGGGCGCAAGCTGGTGCCGCGCCTGACGGAGCTCATCCGCCGCGCGCCGCAGGTGGACGCGGTGCTCAGCCAATTGGGCCGGCCCGAGGACGGTACGGACGCCACGCTGACGAACAACCTGGAGTTCTTCGTGAAGCTCAAGCCGCCGGACCAGTGGCCCGCGAGCACACCCACGCTGGATGACGTCATCGCGGACATGCAGCGGCAGGTGGCCGAGGTGCCGGGCCTGGAGGTGAACTTCAGCCAGCCCATCAGCGACAACGTCAACGAGAGCATCAGCGGCCAGTTCGGCCAGGTGGCGGTGAAGCTATACGGCGACGACCTCAAGCAGCTCCAGGAGCAGGCGGAGAAGGTGAAGAACGCCATCGCGAAGGTGGACGGCGTCGCGGACCTGGGCATCGTCAAGAGCGGCGAGGTGCCGGACATCAAGGTGACGCCGGACCGTGTGGCGCTCGCGCGCTACGGCATGTCGCTGGGGGACTTCCAGCATGTCTTCCAGACGGCCGTGGGCGGCCGCCCGGTGAGCGAGTTCTGGGAGGGCGAGCGCCGCTTCGACGTGGTGATGCGCCTGCCGCTGTCCACGCGCGATGACCTGGAGAAGATTGCGAAGCTGCGCGTGCCCGTGGAGGGCGGGGCGACGGTGCCGCTGGAGGCGCTGGCCCGGGTGGAGACGGGCTTCGGCCGCGCGTCCATCAACCGGGAGAACGGACGGCGCTACATCGGCATCCGGATGAACGTGCGCGGGAGGGATTTGGGCTCGTTCGTGACGGAGGCGAAGGCGGCCGTGGCGAAGGATGCGCCCATGCCCGCGGGCTCCAGCATCGAATGGGGCGGCGAGTTCGAGAGCAAGGAGCGCGCGATGAACCGGCTGCTGACGGTGGTGCCGGTGGCGCTGGTGCTCACGCTGCTGCTGCTCTTCAAGGCGTTCGACTCGTTCGGCCGCGCGGTGATTACCCTGATGAACGTGCCCTTCGCGCTGATGGGCGGCGTCTTCGGCCTGTACGTGGCGGGCATGCCGGTGAGCGTGGCGGCGGCGGTGGGCTTCATCGCGCTCATCGGCCAGGCGGCGCTCAACGGGGTGTTGGTGATGAGCGCCATCGCTGAGCGGCGCGAGGCCGGGGAGGAACTGGACGACGCCATCGTCCACGGCAGCCGCGAGCGCCTGCGCGCGGTGCTGATGACCGCGGCCCTGGCGGCGCTGGGGTTGGTGCCCGCGTGTATGAGCCATGGCATCGGCTCGGAGACGCAGAAGCCGCTGGCCATCGTCATCGTGTCCGGAACGATTTCCGCGTGCCTGCTGACGCTGGTGCTGCTGCCGGTGCTCTTCCGGCTCTTCGCCCGCTTCACGGAGCAGCTCGCGGACCGGATGCCTCCCACGCTGCTGCGCGTCGTGCCGGGAGTCCAGAAGCTGAAGAAGGCGGGCTGA
- a CDS encoding efflux RND transporter periplasmic adaptor subunit: MSTPETPSTASSNNTPRRRLPAWLAVAGAGLFGAAGLVYVLAPLPSSAERAASTSGPEVHGETVSLPTGAPQWRYVELAVASTGPALQPLPSPARVQFDEARTASVGAPLAGRVEEVRVRLGDRVKPGDRLFSVRSAAYADLGRERHGAEADVTEKRRTAERLKELVALRAAPEKDLLAAETELKQAELTLAAAVAKQASLRVSTEGDNLFWVTAPRAGSVVDLDVVASQEVTPDRERPLARISDLDEVLVVADLQETDAADLRTSLPVTVSTRDGATREGRVERVSEVVDPTRRTVEVRVRVPNADRFLRPNAFVEVTPSAPGGVQRVRVPDSAVVTDGARSVVFVARDANRLERVAVVPGRRRGGEVELQAGLNAGERFVARGALLLENQIELAD, translated from the coding sequence ATGAGCACCCCCGAAACCCCATCCACTGCCTCTTCCAACAACACTCCCCGGCGCCGTCTGCCCGCATGGCTCGCGGTGGCGGGCGCGGGCCTCTTCGGCGCGGCCGGCCTCGTGTACGTGCTCGCGCCGCTGCCTTCCTCCGCCGAGCGCGCCGCGTCCACGTCTGGCCCCGAGGTCCACGGCGAGACGGTGAGCCTGCCCACGGGCGCGCCGCAGTGGCGCTACGTGGAGCTCGCCGTCGCGTCCACGGGGCCCGCGCTCCAACCCCTGCCATCTCCCGCGCGCGTGCAGTTCGATGAGGCGCGCACCGCCTCCGTGGGCGCGCCGCTCGCGGGCCGCGTCGAAGAGGTGCGCGTGCGGCTCGGTGACAGGGTGAAGCCCGGAGACAGGCTCTTCTCCGTGCGCTCCGCCGCGTACGCGGACCTGGGGCGTGAGCGCCACGGCGCGGAAGCCGACGTGACGGAGAAGCGCCGCACCGCCGAGCGGCTGAAGGAGCTGGTGGCCCTGCGCGCCGCGCCGGAGAAGGACCTGCTCGCCGCGGAGACGGAGTTGAAGCAGGCGGAGCTCACGCTGGCGGCGGCCGTCGCCAAGCAGGCCAGCCTCCGGGTGTCCACCGAGGGCGACAACCTCTTCTGGGTGACGGCGCCACGCGCGGGCTCCGTGGTGGACCTGGACGTGGTGGCCAGCCAGGAGGTGACGCCGGACCGCGAGCGGCCCCTCGCGCGAATCTCTGACCTGGACGAGGTGCTGGTGGTGGCGGACCTCCAGGAGACGGACGCCGCGGACCTGCGCACCAGCCTCCCCGTCACGGTGAGCACGCGCGACGGCGCCACGCGCGAGGGCCGGGTGGAGCGCGTCTCCGAAGTCGTGGACCCCACGCGCCGCACCGTCGAAGTCCGCGTGCGCGTGCCCAACGCGGACCGGTTCCTGCGGCCCAATGCCTTCGTCGAGGTGACGCCCTCCGCGCCGGGCGGCGTCCAGCGCGTGCGCGTGCCCGACAGCGCGGTGGTGACGGACGGCGCGCGCTCGGTGGTCTTCGTCGCGCGTGACGCCAACCGGCTGGAGCGCGTGGCCGTCGTCCCGGGCCGCCGCCGGGGCGGAGAGGTGGAATTGCAGGCCGGCCTCAACGCCGGAGAGCGCTTCGTCGCCCGGGGCGCGCTGCTCCTGGAGAACCAGATCGAGCTGGCCGACTAG
- a CDS encoding TolC family protein, producing the protein MRPPSASSLTLAALPDEAGLASLLWEHSPEFASARARLASSRADLVRAHLLPNPTLDVSMNTIPLGPTNPPGLSRLREVPNYVFGLSELVELGKRGPRQDSARAALASAALDVYATLRTRTYDVLERAADVAATEVRVAQLQELADDAAELTQLQRARQERGESAGLDVDRSVLEEESLRASLGEERARLTDLLLACAQTAGMPCAPFGSRTAAADFLAARLSRAPAPARVEARPDLRSLSAQEEAARASLRLARRQWIPDPTVRAGYTRDQFVVAGNQLNSVFVGLSMPLPFFDHGQAEAHSASAAMESARTSRELLTAQATRDAATLTEELSRVRERQDRLRTKTLPLAEGVVQRLDQAVRAGGAALQDLLLARRTYGELLLRAADLDQSAFHLSVGLDRASAAGPEAPSTLELPRG; encoded by the coding sequence GTGCGGCCGCCCTCCGCGTCGTCGCTGACGCTCGCCGCGCTGCCGGACGAGGCCGGGCTCGCCTCGCTGCTGTGGGAGCACTCGCCGGAGTTCGCCTCGGCCCGGGCGCGCCTGGCCTCCTCTCGCGCGGACCTCGTGCGCGCGCACCTGTTGCCCAACCCCACGCTGGACGTGTCGATGAACACGATTCCGCTGGGCCCCACCAATCCCCCTGGCCTCTCGCGCCTGCGCGAGGTGCCCAACTACGTCTTCGGCCTCTCGGAGTTGGTGGAGCTGGGCAAGCGCGGGCCTCGTCAGGACTCCGCCCGCGCCGCGCTGGCCTCCGCCGCGCTGGACGTCTACGCCACGCTGCGCACGCGCACGTATGACGTGCTGGAGCGCGCCGCCGACGTGGCCGCCACCGAGGTACGTGTCGCGCAGCTCCAGGAGCTGGCGGACGACGCCGCGGAGCTGACGCAGCTCCAGCGTGCCCGCCAGGAGCGCGGTGAATCCGCCGGCCTGGACGTGGACCGCTCCGTGCTGGAGGAGGAGTCCCTGCGGGCTTCGCTCGGCGAGGAGCGTGCCCGGCTGACCGACCTGTTGCTCGCGTGCGCGCAGACAGCGGGGATGCCCTGTGCGCCCTTCGGAAGCCGGACGGCCGCGGCGGATTTCCTTGCCGCCAGGCTGTCGCGCGCGCCCGCGCCCGCTCGTGTGGAGGCGCGTCCCGACCTGCGCTCGCTGTCCGCGCAGGAGGAGGCGGCGCGCGCTTCGCTCCGGCTCGCGCGCCGCCAGTGGATTCCAGACCCCACCGTGCGTGCCGGCTACACGAGGGACCAGTTCGTGGTCGCCGGCAACCAGTTGAACTCCGTCTTCGTCGGCCTCTCCATGCCCCTGCCGTTCTTCGACCATGGCCAGGCGGAAGCGCACTCGGCTTCGGCCGCGATGGAGTCAGCGCGCACGTCTCGCGAGCTGCTGACGGCGCAGGCCACGCGCGATGCGGCGACGTTGACCGAGGAGCTGAGCCGGGTGCGTGAGCGCCAGGATCGGCTGCGCACCAAGACCCTGCCCCTGGCTGAAGGCGTGGTGCAGCGCCTGGACCAGGCGGTGCGCGCGGGTGGCGCGGCACTTCAGGATTTGCTGCTGGCCCGGCGCACGTACGGCGAGCTGCTGCTGCGTGCGGCGGACCTGGACCAGTCCGCCTTCCACCTGAGTGTCGGCCTCGACCGCGCGAGCGCCGCCGGCCCCGAGGCTCCGTCCACGCTGGAGCTTCCGCGCGGCTGA